The DNA segment TAATTATTTTTTTCATCTTAAAAATCCTCTTTATTTATTATTTCTAGTAAGAATATCCATAAATGTGATTGTCGCATCTTCCATGTCGTTGACAATAGTGTCAATTTTGGAAAGGATATAATTATAAAAAACTTGGAGAATCATAGCGGAGAAAAGACCGAATACGGTAGTTAAAAGAGCAATTTTCATACCTCCGGCAACAATAGTCGGAGAAATATCACCTGCTTTTTCAATGTCGTCAAACGCTTGAACCATACCTACAACCGTACCGGCAAACCCTAACATCGGTGATAAAGCTAAGAAAAGAGCAATCCAAGTAAGATTATTTTCCAATTTACTCATTTGAACGCCTCCGTAAGAAACAACAGCTTTTTCTACAGAATCCATGCCTTCATCAACTTTATCAAGACCTTGATAAAATACTCCGGCTAATGGTCCTTTTGTATCTCTACAAAGAGCTTTTGCCTTTTCTGTGCCACCGGTTTTGATAGCCTCTTCAATCTTACCTAATAACTTTTTAGAGTTTACACTGGCTAAATTCAAATAAAAAATACGTTCAATAGCAAGTGCTAATCCGAGAACTAGACAGACTAAGATAGGAGACATCCATAAAGCACCCCCT comes from the Bacteroidales bacterium genome and includes:
- a CDS encoding MotA/TolQ/ExbB proton channel family protein, producing MANVIFAQNNDKNVKTEETTVENEEEAVAAAPLLEDGDEVVEKSLHYVLKDKFIEGGALWMSPILVCLVLGLALAIERIFYLNLASVNSKKLLGKIEEAIKTGGTEKAKALCRDTKGPLAGVFYQGLDKVDEGMDSVEKAVVSYGGVQMSKLENNLTWIALFLALSPMLGFAGTVVGMVQAFDDIEKAGDISPTIVAGGMKIALLTTVFGLFSAMILQVFYNYILSKIDTIVNDMEDATITFMDILTRNNK